One Oscillospiraceae bacterium genomic window, GTTGAGAAGGCAGCTGCAATATTATTCTTCCGGTTCGTATCAAGATGGGAGCAGATGTTTGAAAGAAGTGCGCAGCGGCGAAATAAAAAAGTTGTGGTTTGTTAGCGCAGCTGCATCACGATTGCGGCATTTAACTTGACGATAATCTAATGTAAATGTATAATTTTCATGAGAGAAAAAGGTCCGATTAATGGTTTTATAGAAATCAGAATGATAAAGTCAGACCGAAAGGATTAAAAATGGACAGATACAGCAACCCGAAAGCGGAAAAAACATACCGCTCAATGCTCGAAGAGCTCACTTCGTTTCCGTTTTCATTTGAGTACGACGGCTTGAAGTATGACGGATTTTCGAAAGAAAATTTCACGGAAATCAGCAGGAAGACTGCGGTCGAGGATAAAAAAGAGAAAACCGATGTCGTTTTCGGATTCCGCGACGGGATACAAATCATGCTCGAAACCGCTTTTTATCCGTCGCACGGGGCTTTCGAATGGACGGTTTGGTTTGAGAATACCGGAAACAAAAACACCGCCGTTTTGTCGGAGTTGAAAAGCACGCTGCGCTTTGAGGGAAAACGCCCCGTACTGAAAGGGATTTTGGGCGACCTCGTGAATTTTTACCGGCCGTATTCGCATGATCTCGGAGTGATCCCGGTGCATTTTGCCTCGAACAGCGGCAGGCCGACGCACATCAATTTTCCGTATTTCAATTTGGAGTATGGCGATGAGGGTGTGATGCTCGCAATCGGGTGGTCTGGTACTTGGACTGCGGATTTTAATTCTGACGGGGTTGCGACCGAATATACGGCGCGCTCGACCAACGAGATTCATACATATCTTAAACCGGGTGAAAAAATCAGAACCGCGCTTTTCGTGATGGCGCCGTATTCGGTCAGAGATGAAAATTACGCGACCAACTTTTGGCGAAGCTGGTTTATTGAATGCAATTTGCCCAAAGAAAACACTGCGGGTGATGCGCTGAAACCGTTTTCGACCTGCTGTTTGTCGAGCGATACGGGACTTCCGAATTCCGACGGGAGCATTTCGGAACGATTCACCACCTGGCGGCCTTCATTGGAGAAGATGTTCGCCGAACAAATCAAAGTCGATTTTCGCTGGGTAGACGCGGGATGGTATACCGATTCCGAGGGGAATACCGTGGAAGAGGACTGGTGGGGAACGGTCGGCAGTTGGGAGCTTGACCCGGTGAAATGGCCGGGAAAGACCTTCCGGGAATCGACGGATTTTACAAAGGAACACGGGATGAAAACACTGTTATGGTTTGAGCCGGAGCGCGTAACCAATCCCGAGGCACTTGAACAAACCTTCGGATATAAAGCCGCATGGGCGGTAAGCGGTGTGCCGGGAAACAAAGGCATTGTCAGTAATATCGGTATACCGGCGTGTTTGAAGTGGACCACAGAGAGAATCTGCAAGGTCCTGCGCGAGAACGGGATTGACATGTACCGCGAAGACAATAACAGCAACCCGAATGCCGGATGGCGCTTTGAGGATGAGCATGAGGGTAAAAGCAGGCGCGGCATCACCGAATGTAAAGTTGTGATGGCGCATTATCAACTGTGGGACGATATCATCGCCTGTACGCTCGGACACGGCGGTTGCGGGTTTGTCGATTCGTGTGCGAGCGGCGGCGGCAGAAACGATTTGGAATCGATGCGCAGAGGAGTTCCGCTGTTACGCAGCGATGCCGACAGAACCACCACGGCACTGCGCCTCTCGATGACGACGGCGTTTGAAAAATGGATTCCGTTCTGCGGCGCAAACACCAAGGAGAAAAAGCGTCAGCTTGATCCGACGGGGATTTCGGATGTGTATACCTGGCGGGCGTCCTATCTTCCCATTCTGAATGTGGATTCCCAGTTTGTTCAGGATCCGGATCAGGATTTTGAAATGCTGCGTTTCGGACTTAATGAGTGGAAAAAGATCAGTCCGTATCTGCTCAAGGATTTCTATGTTTTGACGCCTTGGCACAGCCAGGAGGATAAAAGCGGGTTCACGGCGTTTTGTTATTATGACAATGACGCAAAGGAAGGGGTTTTGCAGCTTTTCCGGATGGAGGACTGTCCCGAAAACACCCTGTTTGTGAAACTGCCGTTTGCCGAGGAATCGTCCGACTACCTTCTGACAGATGAAGATACGCATGAACAAAAGAAGTATACCGGCAAACAATTGAAAAGCGGCGTATGTTTTGATTTTGATCAGCCCGGGACGGCGAGAGTTTTTTGGGTGAAAAAGGCGTAAATCTTTCGCGCAGTCAAATAAAAAAGCACTTGAAAAACAGGTGCTTTTCGAGCCGAAGATAAAATGCGTATTTATATTCACTTCCGACTTCGGCGGGGGTGAATACGCATTATTATATAACTTTTTATATGCCACTGTAAAAGTGTATTTATAAAAAACAAGGTTTTTTCAATCGAAGTGACTGTGAAACAAATTTATCTTTCGCGTTCTGAGGATGTTAATTTATCAGGTTTGAGATCTTTGCCTTCAAAGCGGCCCTCATAGGTGCTGACCCAGGCGGGGGAATAGCCCGCGCGGTGAGCGACGCGCTGAGAGGCAAGGTTTGAGGGGGCGGTGCCGTAATAGGGGACATAGCCGCGATTTAATATTTCAAGCGCGAGCCGATTTACCAGATAGGCACCGAGGCCGTGATGACGGTGCTCGGGCAGCACATCCATGCCGACTTGCCAGAGATTTGCGCAGTCGGCGCTGGCTCCGGCCATTCCGACGATTTGATTGCCGTGTTTGGCGAGTGCGGCTAAGACGTCGGGGCGGGGATGGTTGACATCATACTGCAGCGCGTTGTGAAAGCCATCGAATTGATAGAGCGGCGGGATATCGCTTTTTTCGATGAGCTCGTATGTAAAACCATCGGGCGGGGGCAGCTGGCTGATTTGTGACAAATCGGGCAGATAATATAAACTCTGCCCATGTACAAACGGCATGGAAAAGGCGTCGTCGCGGGATGCGCCGATGAGCTGCGGTTTGACAAAAGCTAAAATTTCAGGCACGGCGGAGACGATGATGGCGTTGCCCATCGAGAGCATATCAAACTGCCGGTCGTTGTGCGGGATCGGACGGCGGCCGGAGTTTTGCCCGGCTTCGACAAAGACAAAACTGTCTTTTTCGCCGTTCAGATCATCGACGGTGCAGTTTAGGTCAACAGCCAGCTGGCGCTGCACGATTCGGGTCATTTCAATATGATTCATTTTAGTCATCCTCTTTCCGGCGGTTATATATCGTCTCAAACCAGAGCTCGCGCGCGGGAATCGGCCGAACCTGAATAAACTGATGCAAAGCTGTCAGATGAGCCAGATCGCAGGTGAGTTCACCGACGTCATTAAAATGGGGGTCGGATTCCGAAACGGGAACGGCGTCTTCAAACGAAGAAGCGCAGAGCGCACTCCCGCGGCTTACCCCGCCCTGCTTTGCATACTGCTGCATGGCCGAGAGGTAAACAAACTGGGTCTGCAGAATGTCCCGGTTGATCAGCGCATCGACTAGCCGGTCAGGGGCCGGCGAAGTGACCGTTTCAAATTCCGCGAGATCGCGTTTACACTCCTCAATCGCGAATTCAAATGCGTCCGGATCCCGAAGCACCGAGGCAAAACGGGTCATGCGCTCCTGATATCGCCTGCGCAAGGAAAACAGGTCCTTTCCGCTGTTGGCTTTGAGACGATTGACGGTTTCGGTTAATTCGGAGATCGGGGTTTCGGCCTTTTCAGAAAATAATTCGACGTCAGGCCGTTCGCGGTAACAAACGGAAATGTATTGCGCGGCGCGCAGAGAGGTGACCTGTGTGGAGTTCAGCGCGGCGCCGCCGGGGCGGCAGACGCCGAAGACGCCGGCAGCTTCCCCTGCCGCAAAAAAGTGAGGCAGATTGGTTTCGCTGTTTGCGTCAACCGACAAGCCGCCGTTATTGTGCTGGGCACACAGGTCAATTTCAAGAGGTTCATGCGCAAGGTCAATACCGTGGGCTTTATAAAGCATGATCGCTTTCGGATTCAGCTTCTTTAATCGCTCAATCGGCGTATCGGCCACGGCGTCCGAGCGCGAGAGGTAATCGCGGCCTTCCGTGCCCAGCAAGCCGAGATGATATGAGCTGCGGGTGAAATCCAGAAAGACTCTGCGCCCCTTTGACCGCTCGGAAAAAACCGCGGCGTCTACGGCGGAGGAGCCGCTCAGCTTTCTGACGTCAAAGGGCCACTCATAGCCCTTTTTGAAGATGTCGTTCAATCGGTCAGCCGGGTTCGGAATGAAATCGGAGAGAAAGTCTCTCTCATTATCACCGTTTTCATCGGTTGAAAAATATCTCGGGATAACCTGCTGGTAGGAGCCGGAGACATTCCAGCGGAATTTAACCGAGGAAAGACCGTACTGCCATTCGGTCAGATTGACGCCTTTGACACCGGCCGCGAATGCCGCGCCATGGGCGCAGGTCTGGCTTT contains:
- a CDS encoding alpha-galactosidase, giving the protein MDRYSNPKAEKTYRSMLEELTSFPFSFEYDGLKYDGFSKENFTEISRKTAVEDKKEKTDVVFGFRDGIQIMLETAFYPSHGAFEWTVWFENTGNKNTAVLSELKSTLRFEGKRPVLKGILGDLVNFYRPYSHDLGVIPVHFASNSGRPTHINFPYFNLEYGDEGVMLAIGWSGTWTADFNSDGVATEYTARSTNEIHTYLKPGEKIRTALFVMAPYSVRDENYATNFWRSWFIECNLPKENTAGDALKPFSTCCLSSDTGLPNSDGSISERFTTWRPSLEKMFAEQIKVDFRWVDAGWYTDSEGNTVEEDWWGTVGSWELDPVKWPGKTFRESTDFTKEHGMKTLLWFEPERVTNPEALEQTFGYKAAWAVSGVPGNKGIVSNIGIPACLKWTTERICKVLRENGIDMYREDNNSNPNAGWRFEDEHEGKSRRGITECKVVMAHYQLWDDIIACTLGHGGCGFVDSCASGGGRNDLESMRRGVPLLRSDADRTTTALRLSMTTAFEKWIPFCGANTKEKKRQLDPTGISDVYTWRASYLPILNVDSQFVQDPDQDFEMLRFGLNEWKKISPYLLKDFYVLTPWHSQEDKSGFTAFCYYDNDAKEGVLQLFRMEDCPENTLFVKLPFAEESSDYLLTDEDTHEQKKYTGKQLKSGVCFDFDQPGTARVFWVKKA
- a CDS encoding FAD-binding protein — protein: MNGKSYALHTYNTVVVGSGAAGLNAAVQLVRHGQPDIALVTEGINMGTSRNTGSDKQTYYKLSTSGDTPDCIGDMAGRYFSGGAMHGDLALSEAANSLRCFFHLAELGLPFPKNEYGEYVGYRTDHDDSSRATSCGPLTSKLMTEALESKVRAFDIPVFDGFRVVNIVRNDQRALGLLAIEKSKQTQPGIGLTLFCCTNIIWATGGPAGMYRASVYPESQTCAHGAAFAAGVKGVNLTEWQYGLSSVKFRWNVSGSYQQVIPRYFSTDENGDNERDFLSDFIPNPADRLNDIFKKGYEWPFDVRKLSGSSAVDAAVFSERSKGRRVFLDFTRSSYHLGLLGTEGRDYLSRSDAVADTPIERLKKLNPKAIMLYKAHGIDLAHEPLEIDLCAQHNNGGLSVDANSETNLPHFFAAGEAAGVFGVCRPGGAALNSTQVTSLRAAQYISVCYRERPDVELFSEKAETPISELTETVNRLKANSGKDLFSLRRRYQERMTRFASVLRDPDAFEFAIEECKRDLAEFETVTSPAPDRLVDALINRDILQTQFVYLSAMQQYAKQGGVSRGSALCASSFEDAVPVSESDPHFNDVGELTCDLAHLTALHQFIQVRPIPARELWFETIYNRRKEDD
- a CDS encoding GNAT family N-acetyltransferase, coding for MNHIEMTRIVQRQLAVDLNCTVDDLNGEKDSFVFVEAGQNSGRRPIPHNDRQFDMLSMGNAIIVSAVPEILAFVKPQLIGASRDDAFSMPFVHGQSLYYLPDLSQISQLPPPDGFTYELIEKSDIPPLYQFDGFHNALQYDVNHPRPDVLAALAKHGNQIVGMAGASADCANLWQVGMDVLPEHRHHGLGAYLVNRLALEILNRGYVPYYGTAPSNLASQRVAHRAGYSPAWVSTYEGRFEGKDLKPDKLTSSERER